A stretch of the Sulfurimonas sp. hsl 1-7 genome encodes the following:
- the mnmA gene encoding tRNA 2-thiouridine(34) synthase MnmA, with translation MKKVLVGMSGGVDSTITTLLLKEEGYEVEGVYMKLHSKPGYHEIHLARAQKAADFVGVKLHVLDLQDTFKEKVFQPFIDTYAEGKTPNPCALCNRNLKFGAMVDFADEIGADYVATGHYIKTDGEYLYAADDDTKDQSYFLFYINKEILPRLKFPLGERKKSDIKELAASIKGLESFASQAESSEICFVETTYTDVLKNFVEVDQPGEVVDNQGNVVGEHKGYMHYTIGKRRGFTVNGAHEPHFVTKIIPEKNQIVVGKREELACNKVILNNLNFFNDEKEFKSTVKLRYRTKAVDCNVKIEDDKAYVTLAEGVFGVAVGQAAVFYEGDKLIGGGWIIEAN, from the coding sequence ATGAAAAAAGTTTTAGTTGGTATGAGTGGAGGTGTTGACTCCACTATTACAACACTGTTATTAAAAGAAGAGGGTTATGAAGTTGAAGGAGTATATATGAAACTCCACTCAAAACCCGGTTATCATGAAATCCACTTAGCACGTGCTCAAAAAGCGGCAGACTTTGTCGGTGTAAAACTCCATGTATTAGATCTACAAGATACATTTAAAGAAAAAGTATTCCAACCTTTTATAGATACCTATGCTGAAGGTAAAACTCCAAATCCTTGTGCATTATGTAATAGAAACCTTAAATTTGGTGCAATGGTTGATTTTGCCGATGAGATAGGAGCAGATTACGTTGCTACTGGACACTATATTAAGACAGACGGTGAATATTTATATGCTGCTGATGATGATACGAAAGATCAAAGCTACTTTCTTTTCTATATAAATAAAGAGATCTTACCAAGATTAAAGTTTCCTCTTGGGGAAAGAAAAAAAAGTGATATTAAAGAATTGGCTGCTTCTATTAAAGGATTGGAGTCATTTGCATCACAAGCTGAATCAAGTGAAATATGTTTTGTTGAAACAACTTATACAGATGTGCTTAAAAACTTTGTTGAAGTAGATCAGCCTGGTGAGGTTGTTGACAATCAAGGTAATGTAGTTGGTGAGCATAAAGGATATATGCATTACACTATAGGTAAGCGTAGAGGCTTTACAGTTAACGGTGCGCATGAACCACACTTTGTAACTAAAATTATTCCTGAGAAAAACCAGATAGTAGTAGGAAAGCGTGAAGAGCTTGCATGTAATAAAGTGATATTAAATAACCTGAACTTTTTTAATGACGAAAAAGAGTTTAAATCAACTGTTAAGTTAAGATACAGAACTAAAGCAGTAGATTGTAATGTAAAGATAGAAGACGATAAAGCGTATGTAACACTAGCAGAGGGTGTATTTGGTGTTGCGGTAGGGCAAGCAGCAGTCTTTTATGAAGGGGATAAACTCATCGGTGGAGGATGGATAATAGAAGCAAATTAA
- the fliY gene encoding flagellar motor switch protein FliY — translation MSDFIKLFENETVGTIEALVGVAPSIELKEEQELSIISNIVPPIVLVKLKISGDVDADAMIALPPNLAASLSDMMMGEEASDREDVTDDDMDAAKEIVSNIFGAIGNTLSAQKELPVLSFSVDNIELIGESEDVSLEQFSKMYVYKLSLDSLNSLLMFIIDDKLNSKLYGSDEEELPMELEDLDGTSISATPSTSTPTPCNETKVKLSDDEINNIGLILDVKLPVKVRIGKKRMLLKDVLNMDIGSVIELNQLANDPLEILVDNHVIAEGEVVIVDGNFGVQITSIGSKKERLNKLKE, via the coding sequence ATGAGTGATTTTATAAAACTATTTGAAAATGAAACAGTTGGTACCATAGAAGCACTAGTTGGTGTAGCACCGTCTATTGAATTAAAAGAGGAACAAGAGCTTAGTATTATCTCAAACATTGTACCACCGATAGTCCTTGTGAAGTTAAAAATCAGCGGGGATGTTGATGCTGATGCTATGATCGCTCTTCCTCCAAACTTGGCAGCATCACTCTCAGATATGATGATGGGTGAAGAGGCCAGTGACAGAGAAGATGTAACAGACGACGATATGGATGCTGCAAAAGAGATAGTATCTAATATTTTTGGTGCAATAGGGAATACACTCTCTGCACAAAAAGAACTCCCTGTTTTATCTTTTAGTGTAGATAATATTGAACTTATCGGTGAGAGTGAAGATGTTAGTCTTGAGCAGTTTAGTAAAATGTATGTTTACAAACTTAGTTTAGATTCTTTAAACTCATTATTGATGTTTATAATAGATGATAAGCTTAATTCAAAACTATATGGTTCTGATGAAGAAGAATTACCGATGGAGCTAGAAGACTTAGACGGTACTTCTATTAGTGCAACACCATCTACATCTACTCCTACACCTTGTAATGAGACAAAAGTGAAACTATCTGATGATGAAATAAACAATATAGGATTGATCCTAGATGTTAAACTACCGGTGAAAGTAAGAATCGGTAAAAAAAGAATGTTACTAAAAGATGTTCTAAATATGGATATAGGTTCTGTTATTGAACTTAATCAGTTAGCAAACGATCCCTTAGAGATTTTAGTTGACAATCATGTAATTGCTGAAGGGGAAGTTGTTATTGTTGACGGTAACTTTGGTGTGCAGATTACATCTATAGGTAGTAAAAAAGAAAGACTTAATAAATTAAAAGAATAA
- the fliM gene encoding flagellar motor switch protein FliM, whose protein sequence is MADILSQEEIDALLDVVEDEGDDVLESGEENLIPQRQVTLYDFKRPNRVSKEQLRAFRGVHDKMARSLASQISSIMRSIVEIQLHSVDQMTYGEFLMSLPNPTSFNVFSMKPLEGSGVIEINPSIAFPMLDRLLGGKGEPFDSTREFSDIELSLFETILRVMMATLKEAWGPVMDVYPTIESKESSPNVVQIVAQNEIVVMVVMEIIIGHSSGMMNICYPVISLEPVLPKLASRDLMLNETSSKKSRNTELKVLLGGAKVNVEANLGEADLSMSEILELKVGDVLRLSSPADDVVTVSVDGKDRFRGEIGLRRFRKSINVLEIIETEKDEVKFALENLERQRHDKISGVRDIIHENEDEYESMQNDENEKGGIDE, encoded by the coding sequence ATGGCAGATATACTTTCCCAAGAAGAGATTGACGCACTATTAGACGTTGTAGAAGATGAAGGGGATGATGTCCTTGAGTCGGGTGAAGAAAATTTAATCCCGCAACGTCAAGTTACACTTTATGACTTCAAACGTCCAAATAGGGTCTCAAAAGAGCAGTTACGTGCATTTCGCGGCGTTCACGATAAGATGGCAAGAAGTTTGGCATCACAGATCTCTTCTATTATGAGAAGTATCGTAGAGATTCAGCTTCATTCAGTCGATCAAATGACATACGGTGAGTTCTTAATGTCATTGCCTAATCCTACGAGTTTCAATGTTTTTTCGATGAAGCCTTTAGAGGGAAGCGGTGTTATAGAGATAAATCCTTCGATCGCTTTTCCAATGTTAGATAGACTTTTAGGCGGGAAGGGTGAGCCTTTTGATTCTACAAGAGAGTTTTCAGATATAGAACTCTCTTTATTTGAGACAATTTTACGTGTAATGATGGCGACGTTAAAAGAGGCTTGGGGACCAGTAATGGATGTATATCCTACAATTGAGTCAAAAGAATCAAGTCCCAACGTTGTTCAGATCGTTGCCCAAAATGAGATTGTCGTAATGGTTGTAATGGAGATCATTATCGGGCATAGTTCAGGTATGATGAATATATGTTATCCTGTTATCTCTTTAGAACCTGTTTTACCGAAACTTGCATCTCGTGATTTAATGCTTAATGAAACCAGTTCTAAAAAATCAAGAAATACGGAATTAAAAGTACTTCTGGGTGGTGCTAAGGTTAATGTTGAAGCTAATTTAGGAGAAGCAGATCTTTCTATGTCTGAGATTCTTGAACTTAAAGTTGGAGATGTTTTAAGACTATCAAGTCCTGCAGATGATGTAGTGACTGTGTCTGTAGATGGAAAAGACAGATTTCGCGGAGAGATAGGGCTTCGAAGATTTAGAAAATCTATTAACGTATTAGAGATTATTGAAACAGAAAAAGATGAAGTGAAATTTGCACTAGAAAATCTTGAAAGACAAAGACACGACAAAATTTCAGGTGTAAGAGATATTATTCATGAAAATGAAGATGAATATGAAAGTATGCAAAATGATGAAAATGAAAAAGGGGGAATAGATGAGTGA
- a CDS encoding RNA polymerase sigma factor FliA → MHNAYVQDLKHKEDELAIQYLPAVKAMAFRLKERLPSSIDFSDLAAIGTEELIKLARRYDDSLNDNFWGYAKKRVYGAMLDYLRSLDVLSRSNRKLVKAIDHAVEEYRLTHDEEPTDEELATILEEDVEKIHEARVASNIYTVMPLHDQLQVGDEGAALAQIEKEELIDVIKNVLCNYKEREQMIIQLYYFEELTLKEISEILDITESRISQIHKSVLQKIKESIGA, encoded by the coding sequence ATGCACAATGCTTATGTTCAAGATTTAAAACATAAAGAAGATGAACTGGCAATTCAATACCTCCCGGCTGTAAAAGCGATGGCATTTCGTTTAAAAGAGAGACTCCCGAGTTCAATAGACTTCTCCGATCTGGCAGCTATAGGTACTGAAGAGTTGATTAAACTTGCTCGTAGGTATGATGACAGTTTGAATGATAACTTCTGGGGATATGCTAAAAAAAGAGTATACGGTGCAATGCTTGATTATCTAAGAAGTTTGGATGTTTTAAGTCGATCAAACAGAAAACTTGTAAAAGCGATTGACCATGCTGTTGAAGAGTATAGACTTACACACGACGAAGAACCGACAGATGAAGAACTCGCTACAATTCTAGAGGAAGATGTAGAGAAAATCCATGAAGCACGAGTAGCTTCAAATATTTATACAGTAATGCCTCTTCATGATCAACTTCAAGTTGGTGATGAAGGTGCAGCACTTGCACAGATTGAAAAAGAGGAACTTATTGATGTGATCAAAAATGTGCTCTGTAACTACAAAGAGAGAGAACAGATGATCATACAGCTTTATTATTTCGAAGAATTAACACTTAAAGAGATAAGTGAAATCTTAGATATAACAGAATCAAGAATTTCTCAAATCCATAAATCTGTTTTACAAAAAATTAAAGAGAGTATAGGAGCGTAG
- a CDS encoding MinD/ParA family protein yields MMGHQAEKLEELVSSNAARKSKKTRFIAVTSGKGGVGKSTISSNLAYTLSQKGLNVGIFDADLGLANLDVMFNVKIKKNILHVLKGEASVSDILIPITRNLILIPGESGDEILKYSDSALFKRFMEEAQILDKLDVMIIDTGAGIGEHIQMFLNAADDVIVVTVPDPAAITDAYATIKTIATLRDDVNMIMNQVKSEKEAVGVFEKIKKVASVNIGGNLNLQLLGKINSDIKVSSAVKQRGLFSLLYPSSQATKDLELIVQKIISKLERNMLVKSTESGLSGLFKRLMDHF; encoded by the coding sequence ATGATGGGACATCAAGCTGAGAAATTAGAAGAGTTGGTTTCATCAAACGCTGCTAGAAAATCTAAAAAAACACGCTTTATTGCCGTAACAAGCGGTAAAGGCGGAGTGGGTAAAAGTACGATCAGCTCAAACCTTGCATACACTTTGTCTCAAAAAGGTTTGAATGTCGGTATATTTGATGCAGATCTTGGTCTGGCAAATCTTGATGTGATGTTCAATGTTAAGATTAAAAAAAATATCTTACATGTTTTAAAAGGTGAAGCAAGTGTTTCTGATATTTTAATACCCATTACACGAAACCTGATTTTAATTCCGGGTGAAAGCGGTGATGAGATCTTAAAATATTCAGACAGTGCGCTTTTTAAGCGTTTTATGGAAGAGGCACAAATATTAGACAAACTTGATGTAATGATTATCGATACGGGTGCTGGAATAGGGGAACATATTCAGATGTTTTTAAATGCAGCAGATGATGTAATTGTTGTAACAGTTCCTGATCCGGCAGCTATTACGGATGCCTATGCTACCATTAAGACAATTGCAACGCTTAGAGATGATGTTAATATGATCATGAATCAGGTGAAGAGCGAAAAAGAAGCGGTTGGAGTTTTTGAGAAGATTAAAAAGGTTGCCAGTGTCAATATTGGTGGAAATTTAAATCTACAGCTACTCGGTAAAATCAATAGTGATATAAAAGTTTCATCTGCCGTGAAACAAAGAGGGTTATTCTCGTTGTTATATCCATCTTCTCAGGCTACAAAAGATCTAGAGTTGATTGTTCAAAAGATTATTTCAAAGCTGGAACGAAATATGCTGGTAAAATCGACTGAAAGTGGTTTAAGTGGTCTCTTTAAACGTTTAATGGATCACTTTTAA
- the flhF gene encoding flagellar biosynthesis protein FlhF produces the protein MKMLTFTGKSPSEALKKAKMEIGDEGMLIETRELRKKALGRDGLYEIVIGVDDDMVMPSYHKPKKPLSSQQPLKEESKDVLFDISSAAEQISKISQVTDPFSGYDKKATVQIPTVEPLELKEIKSEINKLTDKVKIIQNMFWDEKSPDLSSSIPPEFAEIYRLANQSGMNKEHLDMLMQVTLEHMPLKMRENSATVKRYFQTILRKMVPIRMESMPSIGTKKVMMLVGPTGVGKTTSIAKLAARYSFLLEKKYKVGLVVLDTYRIGAVEQLMQYARMMKLGIETVVDPPEFSSALDSLKYCDCILIDTMGSSPYDKGKIEKIYECLNANKTHYEVDVVLVMPSSIKYEDLKVTYDNFSSLGVDTLMFTKLDETRGFGNIFSLAYETKKPISYFSVGQEVPEDLVTASSDFLVECLLHGFNRSKA, from the coding sequence ATGAAAATGCTGACATTTACTGGAAAATCACCATCAGAAGCATTGAAAAAGGCAAAGATGGAGATTGGTGATGAAGGTATGCTGATCGAGACCCGTGAACTGAGAAAAAAAGCTTTAGGTCGTGATGGACTTTATGAGATAGTTATCGGGGTTGATGATGATATGGTAATGCCGAGTTACCACAAGCCTAAAAAACCTTTAAGCTCGCAACAGCCGCTAAAAGAGGAGTCTAAAGATGTCCTTTTTGATATCTCAAGTGCTGCTGAGCAAATTTCTAAAATATCACAAGTAACAGATCCTTTTAGTGGTTATGATAAAAAAGCAACTGTACAAATACCAACCGTTGAACCTTTAGAGCTAAAAGAGATAAAATCGGAGATCAACAAACTTACCGATAAAGTCAAAATTATTCAGAATATGTTTTGGGATGAAAAATCACCAGACCTTTCAAGCAGTATACCGCCGGAATTTGCAGAGATTTACCGTTTAGCAAATCAAAGCGGGATGAATAAAGAACATTTAGATATGTTGATGCAGGTAACTTTAGAGCATATGCCTTTAAAAATGAGAGAGAACTCTGCAACGGTAAAACGCTATTTTCAAACTATTTTACGTAAAATGGTTCCGATTCGAATGGAGTCTATGCCTTCAATCGGAACTAAAAAGGTGATGATGTTAGTGGGACCTACCGGTGTCGGTAAAACTACATCGATCGCAAAACTGGCTGCACGCTACTCTTTTTTATTAGAGAAAAAATATAAAGTGGGCTTAGTTGTTTTAGATACATATAGAATCGGTGCCGTTGAGCAACTGATGCAATACGCAAGAATGATGAAACTCGGTATTGAAACGGTTGTAGATCCTCCGGAGTTTTCTTCAGCATTGGATTCACTGAAATATTGTGATTGTATCTTGATCGATACTATGGGATCTAGCCCTTACGATAAAGGGAAAATAGAGAAAATTTATGAGTGTTTAAATGCAAATAAGACACATTATGAAGTTGATGTAGTGCTTGTAATGCCTAGTAGTATTAAGTATGAAGATCTAAAAGTGACATATGATAATTTTTCATCACTTGGTGTTGATACACTAATGTTTACAAAATTAGATGAAACAAGAGGCTTTGGAAATATATTTTCTTTAGCATATGAAACGAAAAAACCTATAAGTTACTTTTCTGTTGGGCAAGAGGTTCCTGAAGACCTTGTAACAGCTTCAAGTGACTTTTTAGTTGAGTGTTTATTACATGGATTTAATAGGAGTAAAGCATGA
- the folK gene encoding 2-amino-4-hydroxy-6-hydroxymethyldihydropteridine diphosphokinase — translation MYLKRKINEQLLSFHSLRFPLFKKIRTSHRYEAVVGIGGNVGDVKRRFEHLYIAFSRDKRVELFKTSLILKNPPFGYENQDDFLNAIMVFKTSMQPKEFLRYLLRVEKRFGRKRSFPNAPRTLDLDIIFFDNRNINTKDLQIPHPHWYKRESVVIPLIGANI, via the coding sequence ATGTACTTAAAACGCAAGATAAATGAACAGCTACTCTCTTTTCATAGCTTGCGTTTTCCCCTTTTTAAAAAGATAAGAACATCACATAGATATGAAGCTGTTGTGGGCATTGGCGGTAATGTAGGTGATGTTAAACGCAGGTTTGAACATCTTTATATCGCATTTAGCAGAGATAAAAGGGTTGAACTCTTTAAAACTTCATTGATTTTAAAAAATCCTCCTTTTGGGTATGAGAATCAGGATGATTTTTTAAACGCAATAATGGTGTTTAAAACTTCAATGCAACCAAAAGAGTTTTTACGTTATTTGTTGCGAGTTGAGAAACGATTTGGAAGAAAAAGAAGCTTCCCAAATGCACCAAGGACGTTAGATTTGGATATAATTTTTTTTGACAATCGAAATATAAATACAAAAGATTTACAAATACCACATCCACATTGGTATAAAAGAGAGAGTGTAGTGATCCCATTGATAGGTGCAAATATATGA
- the aroQ gene encoding type II 3-dehydroquinate dehydratase, with amino-acid sequence MKIVVIQGPNLNMLGVREQQIYGPMKLEQIHAQMKEVATQNGVEIEFFQSNLEGEIVDKIQECYGEAHGIIINAAAYTHTSIAIRDAISAVNIPTIEVHISNIYRREDFRQKNMIAPVCASSVVGFGPFGYHLAMMGMLQIMNEIQAAQAAHQQAQQQA; translated from the coding sequence ATGAAAATAGTAGTTATTCAAGGTCCAAATCTAAATATGTTAGGTGTACGTGAACAACAGATTTACGGGCCGATGAAACTAGAACAGATCCATGCTCAAATGAAAGAAGTAGCAACACAAAACGGTGTTGAAATTGAGTTTTTTCAAAGCAATTTAGAGGGTGAGATCGTAGATAAAATTCAAGAGTGTTACGGTGAAGCGCACGGTATTATTATCAACGCTGCAGCATATACACACACATCGATCGCAATTCGTGATGCAATCTCTGCAGTGAATATCCCTACGATCGAGGTACATATCTCAAATATCTACAGACGTGAAGATTTCCGTCAGAAAAATATGATCGCACCTGTATGTGCATCATCTGTTGTTGGTTTTGGTCCGTTTGGTTACCATTTAGCAATGATGGGAATGTTACAAATTATGAATGAGATTCAAGCGGCTCAAGCTGCACACCAACAAGCTCAACAACAAGCATAA
- the mqnF gene encoding aminofutalosine deaminase family hydrolase translates to MNIISPNYILTPNKLLKNVAIAYNKKIQKIAPLEELKKQFPDAKVTQLAKNSLIMPGLINSHVHIEFSANKTQLSYGDFINWLYSVIENRDDLINGCEQECMQKAIDAMLDRGITTFGAISSHAMDLEACANAKQNVVFFNELIGSQAAMADALFGDFLARLDASKSVKRDGFIPAVAVHSPYSVHPILIKKALEIVKNEELKLTAHFMESEAERNWLDESKGDFSEFFQKFLKQEHNVSDSKEFLEHFNQIPTLLTHVVKSNEQELQTIKDAKHTIIHCPISNRLLGNGILNIKELDEHGIPWVIATDGLSSNYKLDLFEEMKISLFSHGDAPLVAFAESLLNAATKXIFLKR, encoded by the coding sequence ATGAATATTATATCACCAAATTACATTTTAACACCTAATAAATTGCTTAAAAACGTTGCAATAGCATATAATAAAAAAATTCAAAAAATAGCACCTTTAGAAGAATTAAAAAAGCAGTTTCCGGATGCGAAAGTAACACAACTTGCAAAAAATTCTCTCATTATGCCTGGACTTATCAACAGCCATGTACATATAGAGTTTTCAGCAAATAAAACACAATTGAGTTACGGTGATTTCATTAACTGGCTTTATAGTGTTATAGAAAACCGTGATGATCTAATAAACGGTTGTGAGCAGGAGTGTATGCAAAAAGCGATCGATGCCATGCTTGATCGAGGGATCACGACATTTGGTGCTATCAGCTCCCATGCGATGGACCTGGAAGCGTGTGCCAATGCAAAACAAAACGTTGTGTTTTTCAATGAACTTATCGGTTCCCAAGCTGCAATGGCTGATGCTCTTTTTGGTGACTTTTTAGCAAGACTGGATGCAAGTAAAAGTGTAAAAAGAGACGGTTTCATCCCTGCAGTTGCAGTCCACTCGCCATATTCAGTACACCCTATTCTTATCAAAAAAGCCTTAGAGATCGTAAAAAATGAGGAACTTAAACTTACGGCTCATTTCATGGAGAGTGAAGCTGAACGTAACTGGCTTGATGAAAGTAAAGGCGACTTCAGTGAATTTTTTCAAAAGTTTCTCAAACAAGAGCATAATGTGAGTGATTCTAAAGAGTTTTTAGAACATTTCAATCAAATACCCACACTCCTTACCCATGTTGTAAAATCTAATGAGCAAGAGCTTCAAACTATAAAAGATGCAAAACATACGATTATCCACTGCCCAATCTCAAACAGATTGCTCGGTAACGGTATACTCAACATCAAAGAGTTAGATGAGCACGGTATTCCATGGGTAATAGCTACTGACGGTCTAAGTTCAAACTATAAACTCGATCTTTTTGAAGAGATGAAGATCTCTTTATTTAGTCATGGTGATGCACCTTTAGTAGCGTTTGCCGAAAGTTTGTTAAATGCTGCAACTAAANCGATCTTTTTGAAGAGATGA
- a CDS encoding amidohydrolase family protein codes for MKISLFSHGDAPLVAFAESLLNAATKNAADALGLNTGEIIEGKNADMIVIDLESEPNEELAVHLILHHYNISKVFINGKLEKGEI; via the coding sequence ATGAAGATCTCTTTATTTAGTCATGGTGATGCACCTTTAGTAGCGTTTGCCGAAAGTTTGTTAAATGCTGCAACTAAAAATGCTGCTGATGCTCTGGGATTAAATACGGGAGAGATAATAGAGGGGAAAAATGCCGATATGATCGTAATTGATCTAGAGAGTGAACCAAATGAAGAGCTTGCGGTTCATCTCATACTACACCATTACAACATATCTAAAGTGTTTATCAATGGTAAACTTGAAAAAGGGGAGATATAA
- the sppA gene encoding signal peptide peptidase SppA: protein MEFLKKVFLPITMPIKFIQEHFKASVFVLILFLLFAPTNNNQVFNNNLQKINLVGPIFDATEVVEKIDQATENNTIKGILLCVDSPGGAVSPSIEIAYAIKRASAKKPVVVYAKGTIASGSYYASIWADKIISNPGSMVGSIGVIMQGADVSELMDKIGIKSQVVKAGKYKQVGTSDRAWTDYEINELNKVIQDTYDMFSQDVADARGLKIAKRDIYANAHIFTASQAKEVGLIDALGVETDAKNELVRLSGVKEPLWNKEDKFEKLMKKLSASAAVTLYTYFPEITLK, encoded by the coding sequence ATGGAGTTTTTAAAAAAGGTTTTTTTACCTATAACTATGCCTATAAAATTTATTCAGGAGCACTTTAAAGCAAGTGTTTTTGTATTAATACTGTTTTTATTGTTTGCACCGACTAATAACAATCAGGTGTTTAACAATAATCTACAAAAAATCAACCTCGTTGGACCTATCTTTGATGCAACTGAAGTTGTTGAAAAAATAGATCAAGCTACAGAAAATAACACAATCAAAGGTATATTGCTTTGTGTAGATTCACCCGGTGGTGCAGTTTCCCCCTCTATTGAAATTGCTTATGCAATAAAACGCGCAAGTGCAAAAAAACCTGTAGTTGTTTATGCAAAAGGAACAATTGCAAGCGGCAGTTACTACGCAAGTATCTGGGCCGATAAAATCATTTCAAATCCAGGAAGCATGGTTGGAAGTATTGGTGTAATTATGCAAGGTGCAGATGTGAGTGAGTTGATGGATAAAATCGGCATAAAATCACAAGTAGTAAAAGCTGGAAAATATAAACAAGTGGGTACATCAGACAGAGCTTGGACAGATTATGAGATAAATGAGCTCAATAAAGTGATACAAGACACTTACGATATGTTTTCTCAAGATGTAGCTGATGCCAGAGGACTTAAGATCGCAAAACGTGACATCTATGCCAATGCACATATATTTACCGCATCTCAAGCTAAAGAGGTTGGACTTATAGATGCACTTGGTGTTGAGACAGATGCCAAAAATGAGCTTGTAAGACTCAGCGGTGTTAAAGAACCACTATGGAATAAAGAGGACAAGTTTGAAAAGCTTATGAAAAAACTTTCAGCTTCAGCAGCAGTTACACTCTATACGTACTTTCCTGAGATTACCCTAAAATAA
- the xseA gene encoding exodeoxyribonuclease VII large subunit, translated as MNTLSVSALNEQIKTLLESSFERVFVEGELSRITFHNSGHIYFTLKDKDSSISCVMFRGNATKLKFRLEEGLKVLVDGAISVYKPRGSYQINCFMIEPSGQGALALAYEQLKQKLSNQGYFDPQLKKQLPKFPSKIALITSATGAALQDMLRVANKRYRNISLDVYDVLVQGEGAAFAISNAIKQADLVGYDVIVVGRGGGSIEDLWAFNEEIVADAIFKATTPIVSAVGHEIDYLISDFVADVRAATPSAAMEIILPDNNELYQYIDSLSDQFTQTISQKLFNKTQELQHLQKSFAQHSVDRKLLQHKESIKALQESFNQTMSYKFQKFSLELKNLQERYPQAIDNRINSFKEQVRNLERMLESNHPKLKRKKGFAQISKEHKVIDLNSLEPDEIFEAQSDEVVISAKVLQKREI; from the coding sequence ATGAATACTCTTAGCGTATCTGCATTAAACGAACAGATCAAAACATTACTTGAGAGTAGTTTTGAAAGAGTTTTTGTTGAAGGGGAGCTCTCACGCATCACTTTTCACAACTCCGGACATATATACTTTACACTAAAAGATAAAGATTCTAGCATAAGCTGTGTAATGTTTCGAGGCAACGCTACAAAACTGAAGTTTCGATTAGAAGAGGGACTGAAAGTTTTAGTTGACGGAGCAATATCCGTATACAAACCGCGAGGTTCTTACCAGATTAACTGTTTTATGATTGAGCCTTCAGGGCAGGGTGCCTTAGCATTGGCCTATGAGCAGTTGAAACAAAAACTCTCAAACCAGGGGTATTTCGATCCGCAATTAAAAAAACAACTTCCGAAGTTTCCGTCAAAGATAGCACTAATTACCTCTGCAACTGGCGCAGCACTTCAAGATATGCTTAGAGTAGCAAATAAACGCTATAGAAATATATCTCTAGATGTTTATGACGTACTTGTTCAAGGTGAGGGTGCAGCATTTGCTATCTCTAATGCGATTAAGCAAGCTGACCTTGTAGGGTATGATGTTATTGTAGTTGGACGCGGTGGGGGAAGCATAGAAGATCTGTGGGCGTTTAATGAAGAGATTGTAGCAGATGCTATATTTAAGGCGACTACACCTATTGTATCTGCAGTTGGACATGAGATAGATTATCTCATCTCAGATTTTGTAGCCGATGTTCGTGCGGCAACGCCGAGTGCTGCGATGGAGATTATATTACCCGATAATAATGAACTTTACCAATATATAGATTCACTCTCAGATCAGTTCACACAAACAATATCTCAAAAACTTTTTAATAAAACTCAGGAACTGCAACATCTCCAAAAATCGTTTGCACAACACTCTGTTGACAGAAAGTTATTACAACACAAAGAGAGTATTAAAGCTTTGCAAGAGAGTTTTAATCAAACTATGAGTTACAAATTCCAAAAGTTCTCTTTAGAGCTGAAAAATCTTCAAGAGAGATATCCACAAGCAATTGATAATCGTATAAACTCTTTTAAAGAACAGGTACGAAATCTAGAAAGGATGTTGGAATCAAACCATCCGAAACTCAAACGTAAAAAAGGGTTTGCTCAGATATCAAAAGAACATAAAGTTATCGACTTAAACTCTTTAGAGCCTGATGAAATATTTGAAGCACAAAGTGATGAAGTGGTTATATCTGCGAAAGTTTTACAAAAGAGAGAGATTTAA